Proteins from a single region of Bdellovibrio bacteriovorus HD100:
- the rplU gene encoding 50S ribosomal protein L21 produces the protein MYAIIRTGGKQYKVQAGDVVQVDKLEQALGAEFEINEVLMVGGESTAVGQPLVKGAKVTVVVTKQAKTRKEIVFKKKRRQGYRKFATHKQEFTELFVKAISFDGKTAKSDEAATVVDVKAVRAEKAQARVAARKERAANKGPAEVVKKAAKKVAKKKVAKKAVKKTVKKATKTGAKKKAAKKTSKKA, from the coding sequence ATGTACGCGATTATTCGTACTGGCGGGAAACAATATAAAGTTCAAGCTGGTGACGTAGTTCAGGTTGATAAACTTGAACAAGCACTTGGTGCAGAGTTTGAAATCAACGAAGTTTTGATGGTTGGTGGTGAGTCCACTGCTGTTGGTCAACCTCTTGTTAAAGGTGCGAAAGTAACTGTTGTTGTTACTAAACAAGCTAAGACAAGAAAAGAGATCGTCTTCAAAAAGAAGCGTCGTCAAGGTTACAGAAAGTTCGCAACTCACAAACAAGAGTTCACCGAACTATTTGTGAAAGCAATTTCCTTCGATGGAAAAACTGCTAAATCTGATGAAGCAGCAACTGTTGTTGACGTGAAAGCAGTTCGTGCTGAAAAAGCACAAGCTCGCGTGGCAGCTCGTAAAGAGCGCGCAGCGAACAAAGGTCCTGCAGAAGTTGTTAAAAAAGCAGCTAAAAAAGTAGCGAAGAAAAAAGTTGCGAAAAAAGCAGTTAAAAAGACTGTGAAAAAAGCGACTAAAACTGGCGCGAAGAAAAAAGCAGCTAAAAAAACTTCTAAGAAAGCTTAA
- a CDS encoding thymidine phosphorylase, which yields MAFLPAEIIKIKRNGGELKYEEISEFILGYARGQIPDYQMSALLMAIFFRGMNTEETLSLTKAMLHSGEVVDFSSVKEFKVDKHSTGGVGDKTSLILGPIVAAAGIPVPMISGRGLGHTGGTLDKLESIPGFNTQKSLPEFIELVHKHKICFIGQTKEICPADKKIYALRDVTATVESLPLICASIMSKKMAEGIDGLVLDVKFGSGAFMKTPVLAEELAVNLMAIAKGYGKKVTALLTNMDQPLGRYAGNSVEVEECVAIMKNEKFMGPAGYDLYEDTRELSLRLSAHMLLLAGVGKNEEESYKIAEDILVSGKAMAKFEELCSIHGGNLKALPKPKHSIEVKSDKAGWVGGFHTESIGVAGILIKAGRAQTTDIIAPTAGIEFHVKVGDEVNVGDTVFTLHGDDKDLLQSALPMLRSAMTISLQKTSKPSLILKTLS from the coding sequence ATGGCTTTTCTTCCTGCTGAAATTATTAAAATCAAACGCAATGGCGGCGAACTAAAATACGAAGAAATCAGCGAATTCATCCTGGGCTATGCGCGCGGGCAGATTCCTGATTACCAGATGTCGGCATTGCTGATGGCGATCTTCTTCCGTGGCATGAACACCGAAGAAACTCTGTCTTTGACCAAAGCCATGCTTCACTCCGGCGAAGTTGTGGATTTTTCTTCCGTGAAGGAATTCAAAGTGGATAAACACTCCACCGGTGGTGTGGGTGATAAAACCAGCCTGATTCTGGGTCCGATCGTGGCCGCTGCAGGTATTCCCGTGCCGATGATTTCAGGCCGTGGCCTGGGCCACACTGGTGGGACTCTGGACAAACTGGAATCCATTCCAGGATTCAACACGCAGAAGTCCTTGCCTGAATTTATCGAGCTGGTTCACAAACACAAAATCTGCTTCATCGGCCAGACCAAAGAAATCTGTCCGGCTGATAAAAAGATCTATGCCCTTCGTGATGTGACAGCGACGGTGGAAAGCCTGCCGCTGATCTGCGCTTCAATCATGTCCAAAAAAATGGCGGAAGGGATCGATGGCCTGGTGCTGGATGTGAAGTTCGGATCCGGTGCCTTCATGAAAACCCCGGTGCTGGCGGAAGAACTGGCGGTGAACCTGATGGCGATTGCCAAAGGTTACGGCAAGAAAGTCACAGCATTGCTGACGAATATGGATCAGCCGCTGGGTCGTTATGCCGGGAACTCGGTGGAAGTCGAAGAATGCGTGGCCATCATGAAGAATGAAAAGTTCATGGGCCCTGCGGGGTACGATCTTTACGAAGACACACGCGAGCTGAGCCTGCGTCTTTCTGCACACATGCTGCTTTTGGCGGGTGTGGGGAAAAACGAAGAGGAATCCTACAAAATTGCTGAAGACATTCTTGTTTCTGGCAAGGCGATGGCCAAGTTTGAAGAACTTTGCTCCATCCACGGTGGGAACTTGAAGGCCCTGCCAAAACCGAAGCATTCCATCGAGGTGAAATCTGACAAAGCCGGCTGGGTGGGTGGTTTCCACACCGAAAGCATTGGTGTTGCGGGCATCTTGATCAAGGCCGGTCGTGCACAAACCACAGACATCATTGCCCCTACTGCGGGCATCGAATTCCATGTGAAAGTGGGCGATGAAGTGAATGTCGGCGACACGGTCTTTACATTGCATGGCGACGACAAAGATCTGTTGCAATCTGCTCTGCCGATGCTTCGTTCAGCAATGACAATTTCCTTGCAAAAGACATCAAAGCCTAGTTTGATACTCAAAACTTTGAGCTAA
- a CDS encoding 23S rRNA (pseudouridine(1915)-N(3))-methyltransferase RlmH, whose amino-acid sequence MKFILYNLATAKEPWADEVSELYKKKISFFIPFDIQSLKAKKSAREDADFKRNEESELILKNINSDDYVVLFDERGSVLDSIQFSKKVENILGSSKKRAIFIIGGAFGVNEEVRKRADLKVALSPMVMNHLMAQAMSLEQIYRAFTIIKKIPYHNI is encoded by the coding sequence ATGAAGTTCATTTTGTACAACCTCGCGACGGCCAAAGAGCCCTGGGCGGACGAGGTCAGCGAGTTGTACAAGAAGAAGATCTCCTTCTTCATTCCCTTTGATATCCAATCCTTAAAAGCGAAAAAGTCCGCGCGTGAAGATGCGGACTTCAAGCGCAACGAAGAATCCGAATTGATCCTCAAAAATATCAACAGTGATGACTATGTCGTGCTCTTTGACGAGCGCGGTTCGGTGCTGGATTCGATTCAATTTTCAAAAAAAGTGGAAAACATTCTGGGAAGCTCCAAGAAGCGCGCGATTTTCATTATTGGCGGTGCTTTCGGAGTCAATGAAGAGGTCCGCAAGCGTGCGGACCTGAAGGTGGCTTTGTCGCCGATGGTGATGAATCATCTGATGGCCCAGGCAATGAGCTTAGAGCAAATCTACCGGGCCTTTACGATCATCAAAAAAATCCCGTATCACAATATCTAG
- a CDS encoding Rne/Rng family ribonuclease produces the protein MSAEILINVRPQETRVAYVDGGILTDLKIERKTSPTLVGSIHRGTVIRVLPGMQAAFVDIGLEKAAFLYVGDIREDVDDNFLSAVDREEPLDEGDDDKPLSHASKTPIQDLVKEGQSILVQVSKDPLGTKGARLTTHLSLPGRFVVFLPTVRHLGISRRIEDEGERERLRKLVQKINPSGGVIVRTAGDGASEEMLKADIEYLDRLSKEIFKNYEKKKTPGTLHTELDVELRALRDLMSEDVTSVWVDDVEIHKKVVKFVSQFMPKYKQNIVLYEEKKPLFDLYDIDIEISRSMERKIWLKSGGYIVIDEAEALVVIDVNTGKFVGKKDLEDTILKTNLEAVRETAHQLRVRNCGGIIIIDFIDMEKESHREKVLEALAEELARDRARTNIVSMSQLGLVEMTRKRIRPSLIKTLCEPCSYCEGKGYIKRKSTVANEIFRELERDADMLINKKTNVVIHCHSEVVDWIYEVEGESLEGIEKKLGRSVAFKIEPNYHLEQYEIFFV, from the coding sequence GTGTCCGCAGAAATTCTGATTAACGTTCGACCTCAAGAGACACGTGTAGCCTATGTTGACGGCGGGATCCTGACTGATTTGAAAATTGAACGAAAAACGTCCCCCACTTTGGTCGGGTCCATTCATCGCGGCACGGTGATTCGTGTGCTTCCTGGAATGCAAGCGGCGTTTGTGGATATTGGTCTGGAAAAAGCGGCGTTCCTGTATGTTGGTGATATCCGTGAAGACGTCGATGACAACTTCCTTTCAGCCGTGGATCGCGAAGAGCCGCTGGATGAAGGGGATGACGACAAACCTCTGTCCCACGCCAGTAAAACACCGATTCAGGATCTGGTGAAAGAAGGCCAGAGCATTCTGGTTCAGGTTTCCAAAGATCCGCTGGGCACCAAGGGCGCGCGTCTGACGACGCACTTGTCATTGCCAGGCCGTTTCGTGGTGTTCCTGCCCACCGTGCGCCACCTGGGAATTTCCCGTCGTATCGAAGACGAAGGGGAGCGTGAGCGCTTAAGAAAGCTGGTTCAAAAAATCAATCCTTCCGGTGGTGTGATTGTCCGAACTGCCGGGGACGGTGCTTCGGAAGAGATGTTGAAAGCCGACATCGAGTATCTGGATCGTTTGAGCAAAGAGATCTTTAAAAACTACGAAAAGAAAAAAACTCCAGGCACCTTGCACACGGAGCTGGATGTTGAACTTCGGGCCCTTCGTGACTTGATGAGTGAGGATGTCACCAGCGTATGGGTGGATGACGTCGAGATTCACAAAAAAGTCGTGAAATTCGTGTCCCAGTTCATGCCGAAGTACAAACAAAACATCGTGCTTTATGAAGAGAAAAAGCCCCTGTTTGACCTGTATGACATCGATATTGAAATTTCCCGCTCGATGGAGCGTAAGATCTGGCTGAAATCCGGTGGTTACATCGTGATTGATGAAGCCGAAGCCCTGGTGGTCATTGACGTGAACACCGGGAAGTTTGTCGGTAAAAAAGATCTGGAAGACACGATCTTAAAAACCAATCTGGAAGCGGTTCGCGAGACTGCGCACCAGCTGCGGGTGCGTAATTGCGGCGGGATCATCATCATCGACTTTATCGATATGGAAAAAGAATCCCATCGTGAAAAGGTTCTGGAGGCCTTGGCTGAAGAGCTGGCGCGCGACCGTGCCCGCACCAACATCGTTTCCATGTCCCAGCTGGGCTTGGTGGAAATGACCCGTAAACGCATCCGTCCAAGTCTGATCAAGACGTTGTGTGAACCGTGCTCTTACTGTGAGGGCAAAGGCTACATCAAACGCAAATCCACGGTGGCCAATGAAATCTTCCGTGAACTTGAGCGTGATGCCGACATGCTGATCAATAAAAAAACCAACGTGGTCATTCACTGCCACAGTGAAGTGGTCGACTGGATCTACGAAGTCGAAGGTGAAAGCCTGGAAGGCATCGAAAAGAAACTGGGCCGTTCTGTCGCGTTTAAAATCGAACCAAATTACCATCTCGAGCAGTACGAAATCTTCTTCGTATAG
- the rpmA gene encoding 50S ribosomal protein L27 — protein MASKKAGGSTKNGRDSQSKRLGVKRFGGEKVLPGTIIVRQRGTKFHLGNNVKMGRDYTIYSVVEGLVKFERFSKERFKVSVYPKAV, from the coding sequence ATGGCAAGTAAGAAGGCCGGTGGTAGTACAAAGAACGGTCGTGATTCACAGAGTAAACGACTGGGTGTAAAAAGATTTGGTGGCGAGAAAGTTCTTCCAGGAACTATCATCGTTCGTCAACGTGGCACTAAGTTCCACTTGGGTAACAACGTAAAAATGGGTCGCGACTACACTATCTATTCTGTAGTTGAAGGTCTTGTTAAATTTGAGCGTTTCTCCAAAGAGCGTTTCAAAGTTAGCGTTTATCCTAAAGCTGTTTAA
- the deoC gene encoding deoxyribose-phosphate aldolase — MQLSRYIDHTLLKPEAQTAQIEKLCAEAKEHNFFSVCVNTSYVKTCAELLKDSSVKVCCVVGFPLGAMDTTSKAFETKTAIANGAQEIDMVIQIGALKDRRLDYVRDDIKAVVQAANGHTVKVIIETSLLNQEDKTLACKAALEAGAHFVKTSTGFGGGGATVDDVKLMKSVVGSSMEVKASGGIKDAQQAKSMIDAGATRLGTSSGITIIQGGSVQGGY; from the coding sequence GTGCAACTAAGTCGTTACATTGACCATACTCTTTTAAAGCCTGAAGCCCAAACCGCCCAGATTGAAAAGCTGTGCGCGGAAGCCAAAGAGCACAACTTCTTCTCTGTCTGCGTGAACACGTCCTATGTAAAGACCTGCGCGGAACTTTTAAAAGACTCTTCCGTGAAAGTCTGCTGCGTGGTGGGTTTCCCGCTGGGCGCCATGGACACCACCAGCAAAGCCTTTGAAACCAAAACCGCCATCGCCAACGGGGCGCAGGAAATCGACATGGTCATTCAGATTGGTGCACTGAAAGACCGTCGTCTGGACTATGTTCGCGACGATATCAAAGCCGTGGTTCAGGCAGCCAACGGTCACACCGTCAAAGTCATCATCGAAACTTCTTTGCTGAATCAGGAAGACAAAACCCTGGCGTGCAAAGCGGCTTTGGAAGCCGGTGCGCATTTCGTAAAAACCTCCACCGGCTTTGGTGGCGGCGGCGCCACGGTGGATGATGTGAAACTGATGAAGTCCGTTGTGGGCTCATCCATGGAAGTCAAAGCTTCCGGCGGCATCAAAGATGCCCAACAAGCAAAATCAATGATCGACGCTGGAGCCACCCGTCTTGGCACAAGCTCAGGGATCACAATTATTCAAGGCGGCTCTGTACAAGGTGGTTACTAA
- the obgE gene encoding GTPase ObgE, with translation MKFIDEVSISLASGRGGPGCVSFRRESMQARGGPDGGNGGKGGDVIIRTSRHINSLVDIRQNKRYAAQSGRMGEGRQKSGMDGEDLILIVPQGTVFRNMDGEIIIDMTGISEHTLLKGGRGGKGNEFFKNSVNQAPEHAQPGEEGQEIEVRLELKLIADVGIVGFPNAGKSTLISRISAARPKIADYPFTTLTPNLGVVKAGDYSSFVVADIPGLVKGAHAGVGLGIQFLKHIERTRLFIHLVDASGMSGRDPLEDYTDINNELKMYDENNQDKEGFFPLSTRPQLVVLNKIDTLSESQLTKLKKQFKEASGSEPFAISAVTGKNIKEFVQELARQILKEEEE, from the coding sequence ATGAAATTCATCGATGAAGTCAGTATCTCTTTAGCTTCGGGACGTGGCGGCCCGGGTTGTGTCAGTTTTCGCCGCGAGTCTATGCAAGCCCGTGGCGGCCCAGACGGGGGCAACGGTGGTAAGGGCGGTGATGTTATCATCCGCACCTCACGTCATATCAATTCTCTTGTAGATATTAGACAAAATAAAAGATACGCCGCTCAATCCGGAAGGATGGGTGAGGGTCGTCAGAAGTCCGGCATGGATGGCGAAGACCTGATCCTTATTGTTCCTCAGGGCACTGTATTCCGTAACATGGATGGTGAAATCATCATCGATATGACCGGAATTTCCGAACACACCCTGCTTAAAGGCGGTCGTGGCGGAAAAGGAAATGAATTTTTCAAAAACAGTGTGAATCAGGCTCCTGAGCACGCGCAACCCGGCGAAGAAGGTCAGGAAATTGAAGTTCGTCTGGAACTAAAACTGATTGCGGATGTGGGTATCGTTGGATTCCCGAACGCGGGTAAGTCCACTTTGATCTCGCGCATCTCTGCAGCACGACCAAAAATTGCGGATTATCCGTTTACAACCCTGACTCCGAATCTGGGAGTTGTGAAGGCCGGGGATTATTCCTCGTTCGTGGTTGCGGATATTCCGGGACTGGTGAAAGGCGCACACGCGGGTGTGGGTCTGGGCATTCAGTTCTTGAAACACATTGAGCGGACACGTCTGTTCATCCATCTGGTTGATGCATCCGGAATGTCAGGTCGTGATCCTTTAGAGGATTATACGGATATTAATAACGAACTTAAGATGTACGATGAAAACAACCAGGACAAAGAGGGTTTCTTCCCTCTATCCACGCGTCCGCAGTTGGTTGTTTTGAACAAAATCGACACCTTGAGTGAATCTCAGCTGACGAAGCTGAAAAAGCAGTTCAAAGAAGCCAGCGGCAGTGAGCCGTTTGCGATTTCTGCGGTGACTGGCAAAAACATCAAAGAATTTGTTCAGGAACTGGCTCGTCAGATCTTGAAAGAGGAAGAAGAATAA
- a CDS encoding ComF family protein, which translates to MCVPCHEVLNHYPHQRRRRQEWLRALYSWNPGESDLLSALVLSLKGRHNKQGWQHFAQMMVQQHVPDLPAGRRLHFVPAPSKSGAEDHASLFARALAAHMGGVYFPCLRKATSGKQRRADRGERALIAMELVEKNTELSKNSTDILWIFVDDVLTTGSTARAARLALGSPPHFEVWVLAERGLSCGASTDMLQNPHA; encoded by the coding sequence ATGTGTGTTCCCTGTCATGAAGTGTTGAACCACTATCCCCATCAACGCCGCCGCAGGCAGGAGTGGCTGCGGGCGCTGTATTCGTGGAATCCCGGGGAAAGTGATCTGCTGTCAGCGCTGGTCCTGAGTTTAAAGGGCCGGCACAACAAACAGGGCTGGCAGCACTTTGCGCAGATGATGGTGCAGCAGCATGTGCCGGACCTGCCCGCCGGACGAAGACTGCACTTTGTTCCCGCACCGTCGAAGTCCGGTGCTGAAGATCATGCCTCGCTTTTTGCCAGAGCGCTGGCAGCTCACATGGGGGGAGTCTACTTTCCCTGTTTGCGCAAAGCCACTTCAGGGAAGCAGCGCCGGGCCGACCGCGGGGAGCGGGCCTTGATCGCGATGGAACTGGTTGAAAAAAATACAGAGCTGTCCAAAAACTCGACAGACATCCTCTGGATCTTTGTCGACGACGTCCTTACAACGGGCTCTACAGCGCGCGCCGCCCGGCTGGCGCTCGGGAGTCCCCCTCACTTTGAAGTTTGGGTCTTGGCTGAGAGGGGCCTCTCTTGCGGAGCGTCCACGGATATGCTACAAAACCCGCATGCTTAG
- the nadD gene encoding nicotinate (nicotinamide) nucleotide adenylyltransferase, with translation MKIGIFGGSFNPPHMGHINAIQTVAKKAGLGKVHIIPAAQNPLKTPVEGPTPEQRVELTRLAFAQYGETYFVDDQEIKRGGMSYTIDTVMNLRKSYDANDLYLVVGADKFEELAQWKDYQKILTEANLIVTTRPGYDMPESLEEMPGFLKPLVAEFDFNFIELNTGRNIQFITLRDVEVSSSEVRKWLRSGKPVEKYLPLSVESYIKENKLYRNLGDRIGDYTKFTEFCANVLFAKKGINVRGFDLTQMSAPSEYTLIASGTSTRHAAAMAENIVMAVKEEYNVHPQSIEGVDEGRWVLVDYGSLIIHVFYDFVRQEYNLENLWREGKDMGLKDPYVGKGDQ, from the coding sequence ATGAAAATAGGTATTTTCGGAGGCAGTTTCAACCCTCCACACATGGGTCACATCAACGCCATTCAAACCGTGGCGAAAAAAGCCGGCTTGGGCAAAGTTCACATCATTCCTGCGGCTCAGAATCCTCTGAAAACCCCGGTGGAAGGTCCAACGCCTGAACAGCGTGTGGAGCTGACTCGTCTGGCATTTGCCCAGTACGGTGAAACTTACTTCGTGGACGATCAGGAAATCAAACGCGGTGGCATGAGCTACACGATTGATACCGTGATGAATCTGCGCAAATCCTACGATGCCAACGACCTGTATCTGGTCGTGGGTGCTGACAAGTTTGAGGAGCTGGCTCAGTGGAAGGACTATCAAAAGATCCTGACTGAGGCGAATCTGATTGTCACAACCCGCCCGGGTTACGACATGCCGGAATCCTTGGAAGAGATGCCGGGATTCCTGAAGCCTTTGGTGGCGGAATTTGATTTCAACTTTATTGAGCTGAACACCGGCCGCAACATCCAGTTCATCACTTTGCGTGATGTGGAAGTTTCCTCCAGCGAAGTTCGTAAATGGCTTCGTTCCGGCAAACCGGTGGAAAAATACCTGCCGTTGTCTGTTGAATCCTATATCAAGGAAAACAAACTTTACCGCAATCTGGGCGACCGTATCGGTGACTATACCAAGTTCACTGAATTCTGCGCCAATGTTCTGTTTGCGAAAAAAGGCATCAACGTTCGTGGTTTCGACCTGACTCAGATGTCGGCACCCAGTGAATACACTCTGATCGCTTCCGGTACTTCCACCCGTCATGCGGCGGCGATGGCAGAAAACATCGTGATGGCCGTGAAAGAGGAATACAACGTGCACCCGCAAAGCATCGAGGGTGTGGACGAGGGCCGCTGGGTTCTGGTCGACTACGGTTCTTTGATCATCCACGTCTTCTACGACTTCGTTCGCCAGGAATACAATCTGGAAAACCTGTGGAGAGAAGGCAAAGACATGGGATTGAAAGATCCTTATGTTGGCAAGGGTGATCAGTAA
- a CDS encoding type IV pilus twitching motility protein PilT encodes MATIDELFKLMVEQGASDLHITSGAAPYLRLHGNMVPLNYRELTNQDVQGLLFEILSEKQKKAFVEKWELDFAYTLSGVGRFRCNIFMQRKGLGAVMRIIPEKIKTAQELGLPPAVMDMIDCDRGLILVTGPTGSGKSTTLAAMIHQINMTREAHIITVEDPIEFVHPNLKSLVNQREVGSHTKSFANALKAALREDPDILLVGELRDLETISLALTAAETGHIVFGTLHTNSAAKTIDRIIDVFPAGQQQQIRTMLAESLRGVVAQTLFSRADGQGRVAAYEIMRNTKAISNLVREGKVHQIPSAMQTGATQGMVLFEKYIEDLVRKGKVSAADAKTFLGQAGGGDTSVQTGMGGAPAGGPRTKVG; translated from the coding sequence ATGGCAACAATTGATGAATTGTTCAAACTCATGGTGGAACAAGGTGCCTCCGACTTGCATATCACAAGCGGAGCCGCCCCTTATTTGCGCCTGCATGGAAACATGGTTCCATTGAACTATCGCGAGCTCACAAATCAGGACGTGCAGGGACTGCTTTTTGAAATTCTCTCTGAAAAGCAGAAGAAAGCTTTCGTTGAAAAGTGGGAACTGGATTTCGCCTACACTTTGTCAGGTGTCGGACGTTTCCGTTGCAATATCTTTATGCAGCGTAAAGGCCTTGGCGCCGTTATGCGTATCATCCCGGAAAAAATCAAAACAGCACAGGAACTGGGACTGCCTCCGGCAGTGATGGACATGATCGATTGTGATCGTGGTCTGATTCTGGTTACCGGTCCGACGGGTTCTGGTAAATCCACAACTCTGGCGGCGATGATTCACCAAATTAACATGACCCGCGAAGCCCATATCATCACGGTGGAAGACCCGATCGAGTTCGTTCACCCGAACTTGAAGTCTCTGGTCAATCAGCGTGAAGTGGGAAGCCACACCAAAAGTTTTGCCAACGCCCTGAAAGCGGCCTTGCGTGAAGACCCGGATATTTTGCTGGTGGGTGAGCTTCGTGACTTGGAAACGATTTCTTTGGCCCTGACTGCCGCAGAAACAGGTCATATCGTTTTCGGAACCCTGCACACCAACAGTGCGGCGAAAACCATCGATCGTATCATTGACGTATTCCCTGCCGGTCAACAGCAGCAGATCCGAACGATGCTGGCTGAATCCCTGCGCGGAGTTGTCGCCCAGACGCTGTTCTCCCGCGCGGACGGACAAGGTCGTGTGGCGGCTTACGAGATCATGAGAAACACCAAAGCCATCTCGAACTTGGTTCGTGAAGGTAAGGTCCACCAGATCCCATCTGCCATGCAGACCGGTGCCACTCAAGGGATGGTTCTGTTTGAAAAGTACATTGAAGATCTGGTTCGTAAGGGTAAAGTTTCCGCAGCCGACGCCAAGACCTTCCTGGGTCAGGCCGGTGGTGGTGACACCAGCGTGCAGACCGGAATGGGTGGCGCACCTGCTGGCGGTCCGCGCACCAAAGTGGGCTAA
- a CDS encoding protein-glutamine glutaminase family protein, producing MRALFVSLMILSASATAVAGLSSIRHSGESFEAARQRSTPVWELFGRGSYPDRMKKPMKELNIQDIPDVGSYADLEREFKYVRDTRFIADAEPFARRLTWMYPDDGCYARAELAATELVEHQFTTPKKIFVFGNLYAPTQNAPGGSVSWWYHVAVTYRVGNEVYVFDPAINPEKPVTLVEWNKAVGGEKSQVQYTICSHKTFDPGSDCLNPRALSEQEAISEQKNFLSLEWNRLLDLDRDPEKELGNEPPWL from the coding sequence ATGAGGGCACTTTTCGTTTCATTGATGATTCTGTCTGCTTCCGCCACGGCCGTGGCCGGTCTTTCTTCCATCCGCCATTCCGGTGAATCTTTTGAGGCGGCTCGCCAGCGCAGCACTCCGGTGTGGGAACTCTTTGGTCGCGGCAGCTATCCTGATCGCATGAAAAAACCCATGAAAGAGCTGAACATTCAGGACATCCCGGATGTGGGTTCTTACGCGGATCTGGAACGGGAATTCAAATACGTGCGTGACACCCGCTTTATTGCCGATGCCGAACCTTTTGCCCGCCGCCTGACCTGGATGTATCCGGACGATGGCTGTTATGCCCGTGCGGAACTGGCCGCTACCGAGCTGGTGGAACACCAGTTCACCACACCTAAAAAGATTTTTGTTTTCGGGAACCTGTACGCTCCGACCCAGAACGCCCCGGGTGGCTCTGTTTCCTGGTGGTATCACGTGGCCGTAACCTACCGAGTAGGTAACGAAGTTTACGTCTTTGACCCGGCTATCAATCCGGAAAAACCGGTGACTTTGGTTGAATGGAACAAGGCCGTGGGTGGCGAAAAAAGCCAGGTGCAGTACACCATCTGCTCTCACAAAACATTTGATCCGGGCTCAGACTGCCTGAATCCACGCGCTCTGTCTGAACAAGAAGCCATCTCGGAACAAAAGAATTTCCTGAGCCTTGAATGGAACCGTCTGTTGGATCTGGATCGCGATCCGGAGAAAGAACTGGGTAACGAGCCACCTTGGCTCTAG
- a CDS encoding LolA family protein: MLRSTLSLVLTFLFSLSAMAAVTGNGALQKVAKKYRTTKLVEMNVEKTVKSELLGKETKYDGKIYLANGKFRWENTKPEETLLVFDGKTIWSVQVPPKEFGGAVQVAKGVVDKKTKSHILISSLLGEDLNKNFKILKEEKDGELVNIEVQPLNGGLTVKSLKLTVKPKDNTLQTISYLDDIGNLTTMKFSDVKFLKKENKKLFKYQPPKDAQVTDL; this comes from the coding sequence ATGCTTAGATCGACTCTTTCCCTGGTCCTGACATTCCTGTTTTCTCTGAGTGCTATGGCGGCCGTCACAGGCAACGGCGCTCTTCAGAAAGTCGCGAAAAAATACCGCACCACAAAGCTTGTGGAAATGAATGTGGAAAAGACTGTGAAGTCTGAACTGCTTGGCAAAGAAACCAAGTACGACGGCAAAATCTATCTGGCCAACGGAAAGTTCCGCTGGGAAAACACCAAGCCGGAAGAAACGCTGCTGGTGTTCGATGGTAAAACCATCTGGAGCGTGCAGGTGCCACCAAAAGAATTTGGCGGGGCCGTGCAGGTGGCAAAAGGTGTCGTCGACAAAAAGACCAAGTCCCACATTCTGATTTCTTCTTTGCTGGGTGAGGATCTGAACAAAAACTTCAAGATCCTGAAAGAGGAAAAAGACGGGGAGCTGGTCAACATCGAAGTGCAGCCGCTCAATGGCGGCCTGACCGTGAAGTCCCTGAAGCTGACAGTGAAGCCCAAGGACAACACGCTGCAGACGATTTCCTACTTGGATGATATCGGAAACCTGACCACCATGAAGTTTTCCGATGTGAAGTTCCTGAAAAAAGAAAATAAGAAACTGTTCAAATATCAACCGCCAAAAGATGCACAGGTAACCGACCTATGA